One window from the genome of Bacteroidota bacterium encodes:
- a CDS encoding tetratricopeptide repeat protein yields the protein MRLPHFVAFLLLIVAPSYTAAQSANSLQKGIDAYESAQYDRAETILAAVQKNDPQNADAAYYLGRTLMNQDRPDKAIEHFEKATSLDNTKAEYEYWLSNAVFIQINEVGALKKMRYAKKGKAAIDRCLELDQDFAECHLANSNYYYQAPRIAGGDKDKAWHHAKRYHELKPIEGTSHLVERHIREEQPEKAEALIASLLATYPDNIEALKRAGWYYRWQKKYDAAFDVFEKSVTIDKEAASMSFYDIAKTAIAAESRLDRGIEALEIYMTLPMRPYQPSHASALWRMGMLHELKGSAAEAKSAYQKALSLDPEHEQAKKALKALG from the coding sequence ATGCGTCTTCCCCACTTCGTTGCTTTTTTACTGTTGATTGTTGCCCCATCATACACGGCCGCCCAATCTGCCAACTCTTTACAAAAGGGCATCGATGCGTACGAATCCGCACAATATGACAGGGCAGAAACGATTCTTGCCGCTGTGCAAAAAAATGACCCCCAAAATGCAGATGCCGCGTATTACCTCGGCAGAACCTTGATGAACCAGGACCGCCCTGACAAGGCGATAGAACATTTCGAAAAAGCCACTTCGCTGGACAATACCAAAGCGGAATACGAATACTGGCTCTCGAACGCCGTCTTTATCCAGATTAACGAGGTGGGAGCGCTGAAGAAAATGCGGTACGCAAAAAAGGGTAAAGCTGCGATCGACCGCTGCCTCGAACTGGACCAGGACTTTGCAGAATGCCACCTTGCCAACTCCAATTATTACTACCAGGCCCCACGGATTGCCGGCGGTGATAAAGACAAGGCCTGGCACCATGCAAAACGATACCATGAACTCAAACCCATCGAAGGCACCTCGCACCTGGTAGAACGGCACATTCGCGAAGAGCAGCCAGAAAAAGCAGAGGCGCTCATCGCATCACTGCTTGCGACCTATCCGGATAACATTGAAGCGCTCAAACGCGCCGGCTGGTATTACCGGTGGCAGAAAAAATACGACGCCGCTTTTGATGTCTTCGAGAAATCTGTAACCATCGACAAAGAAGCTGCCTCTATGTCATTCTACGACATCGCTAAAACAGCCATTGCCGCTGAAAGCCGGCTAGATCGCGGCATTGAAGCCCTGGAGATCTACATGACCCTGCCTATGCGCCCCTACCAGCCCAGCCACGCTTCTGCTTTATGGCGTATGGGCATGCTGCATGAACTCAAAGGCAGCGCTGCCGAGGCAAAATCTGCGTACCAAAAAGCCCTGTCACTCGATCCTGAACACGAGCAGGCAAAAAAAGCATTAAAAGCACTGGGATAG
- a CDS encoding PQQ-dependent sugar dehydrogenase codes for MTSSASSIFFACLFFALALLSGCRPGNHILPVYDVPDSLATHTPFFQKQVLMTSLTDPMELAIAADGTVYVIERGGAILQWDPVTRKQARIGYIPVYMIVEDGLLGLALDPDFLENGWMYVFYGPADGGDSRLSRFTVVDDRVDPDSEKILLHVPMQREACCHAAGSLAFGPAGTLYLAVGDNTDHIDTAGGPIDERPGHAIADAQLTSSNTNDLRGKILRIKPALDGTYTIPEGNLFAGDADHRPEIYAMGLRNPFRIAVDTETGWLYFADVGNGDPPNERGDWGWDEFNQARGPGNFGWPYITGDNQPYRDFDYETGEVGAPFDPLALVNDSPNNTGVANLPPALPAMIWYTFGESEEFPEMGTGGVNPMSGPVYRRAHTHTPTALPDYYIGKHFIYDWMRNWVQVVSFDEMGDLQGIEPFLPEMTFARPMDMEVGPDGALYVIEWGNGFWGSNADAQVVRVVYKGTDYPRPEMEEIDQGLQYDISLAAPAPGSFFAYDTPIHYRIEDEGRGTLTDEAVRVKVYAGYDTNRFLVDEQLGNSGTFRVSSAYTHVPDLHYVDRFAVVQVCYDAPDRSGKCNEYKLHPREKEAAHTYHAINASRRTYGVQPAAAEFHETALTVMRLRNGSEVWYGPFAASAFDQVRVRYKTMGPAVLHVVTGIDTTTVDLRRGQRLDELPQAGVLDRLQAEGKGHVIERLQRSAYQGWREIVVPVTPATGPDGQVIKLVVSSEEGGVVVELDHLVLEAANTSN; via the coding sequence ATGACATCTTCTGCTTCTTCGATATTTTTTGCCTGCCTGTTCTTTGCATTGGCTTTATTGTCGGGATGCCGGCCTGGCAACCATATACTGCCTGTTTACGATGTGCCAGATAGCCTCGCTACCCATACGCCGTTCTTTCAAAAACAGGTGTTGATGACTTCGCTGACCGACCCCATGGAATTGGCAATTGCAGCAGACGGCACCGTATACGTGATTGAGCGGGGAGGCGCCATATTGCAATGGGACCCCGTTACGCGTAAGCAAGCGCGAATTGGCTACATTCCGGTATACATGATTGTTGAAGATGGCTTGCTGGGTTTGGCACTCGATCCGGATTTTCTGGAAAATGGCTGGATGTATGTATTCTATGGACCAGCTGATGGGGGCGACTCGCGACTTTCACGGTTCACTGTAGTCGATGACCGCGTTGATCCTGATTCCGAGAAAATCTTGCTACACGTGCCCATGCAGCGTGAGGCTTGCTGTCACGCTGCCGGCTCCCTTGCTTTTGGACCGGCCGGCACCCTATACCTCGCCGTTGGTGATAACACCGACCATATCGATACAGCCGGCGGCCCCATCGATGAGCGGCCGGGGCATGCCATTGCAGATGCGCAGCTTACGTCCAGTAATACCAATGACTTACGCGGAAAAATTTTGCGTATTAAGCCGGCTTTGGATGGCACCTACACCATCCCTGAAGGCAACCTCTTTGCCGGGGATGCGGATCATCGACCTGAAATTTACGCAATGGGGTTGCGCAACCCCTTCCGCATTGCTGTCGATACTGAAACAGGGTGGCTATACTTTGCTGATGTCGGCAATGGCGATCCACCAAACGAAAGAGGGGATTGGGGGTGGGACGAGTTTAACCAGGCACGCGGTCCCGGTAATTTTGGGTGGCCTTATATCACTGGAGACAACCAGCCATACCGCGATTTTGATTATGAGACAGGTGAAGTCGGCGCACCGTTTGATCCCTTGGCTCTGGTCAACGATTCTCCCAACAATACGGGTGTAGCAAACTTACCGCCGGCATTACCCGCTATGATTTGGTACACCTTTGGGGAGTCTGAGGAATTCCCTGAAATGGGCACAGGTGGTGTAAATCCGATGTCTGGCCCCGTGTATCGACGCGCCCATACCCACACCCCAACGGCATTGCCCGATTATTACATTGGCAAACACTTCATTTACGACTGGATGCGCAACTGGGTGCAGGTTGTTTCTTTCGATGAGATGGGCGATCTGCAGGGTATTGAGCCTTTTCTGCCGGAGATGACATTTGCGCGGCCCATGGACATGGAGGTGGGGCCCGATGGGGCGTTGTATGTGATTGAGTGGGGCAACGGATTCTGGGGCAGCAATGCAGATGCGCAGGTCGTGCGTGTGGTGTACAAAGGGACCGATTATCCTCGACCCGAAATGGAGGAAATTGATCAGGGGCTTCAGTATGATATCTCACTGGCCGCGCCGGCACCAGGTAGCTTCTTTGCCTACGATACACCTATCCATTATCGCATAGAAGATGAAGGCCGCGGGACATTGACCGATGAGGCCGTACGTGTAAAAGTTTATGCCGGATATGATACCAATCGTTTTCTTGTGGATGAGCAATTGGGCAACAGCGGTACGTTTCGTGTTTCAAGTGCATATACACACGTGCCAGACCTGCACTATGTTGATCGGTTTGCCGTGGTCCAGGTCTGTTACGACGCACCTGATCGCAGTGGTAAGTGCAATGAGTATAAACTACATCCGCGTGAGAAAGAAGCAGCACATACATACCATGCGATTAATGCCAGCCGGCGAACCTATGGTGTGCAGCCGGCTGCTGCTGAATTCCACGAGACCGCGCTTACTGTTATGCGGCTGCGGAACGGGAGCGAGGTATGGTATGGCCCTTTTGCTGCTTCAGCATTTGATCAGGTGCGGGTTCGATATAAAACAATGGGGCCGGCAGTGCTACATGTGGTAACGGGCATTGACACAACTACTGTGGATTTGCGTAGGGGGCAAAGGCTTGATGAGTTGCCACAGGCAGGCGTGCTGGATCGGTTGCAGGCGGAAGGTAAAGGGCATGTGATTGAACGCTTGCAGCGGTCTGCTTACCAGGGATGGCGTGAGATTGTTGTGCCTGTGACGCCGGCCACTGGCCCTGATGGGCAAGTGATTAAACTTGTTGTGTCATCAGAAGAAGGCGGGGTAGTTGTTGAGCTTGATCATCTGGTGTTAGAAGCTGCAAATACCTCAAATTGA
- a CDS encoding TRAP transporter large permease has protein sequence MEWFDVLVLALTFASLLALGVPIAYSIGIATVVTMLTGIQVAPALTTTAQRMATGLNSFALLAIPFFILAGQLMNSGGLARRLIDFAKSLLGTLPGGLAHVNIVASMLFGAISGSAVAAASAIGGVMGPRMEGEGYDRDFSAAVNITSATTGLLIPPSNVLIVYSLASGGVSIAALFLAGYLPGILVGTLLMLVAGFFSIKNKYPVSDRIPFREVVSKFFHAVPSLLLIFIVIGGIIAGVFTATEAAAVAVLYALVLGFIYREVKLGDLPQIFLDASATTGIVMLLIATSIGMSWIMAYENIPQSVTASLIALTENKLLILMMINLILLAVGTFMDMTPAVLIFTPIFLPIAIQLGIDPTHFGIILVLNLCVGLCTPPVGSVLFVGVGVAQTSIAKVIRPLLPFFIAMIISLILVTYIPAISLWLPSLFGY, from the coding sequence ATGGAATGGTTTGACGTCCTTGTTCTCGCTTTAACGTTTGCTTCCCTGCTTGCGCTCGGGGTGCCCATTGCCTATTCAATTGGGATTGCCACAGTTGTAACCATGCTCACGGGCATTCAGGTGGCGCCGGCGCTTACCACAACGGCGCAGCGTATGGCAACCGGCTTAAACAGCTTTGCACTGCTTGCCATACCGTTTTTTATACTTGCGGGGCAATTGATGAACAGTGGGGGGCTGGCAAGGCGCCTCATAGATTTTGCAAAGTCGTTGCTGGGTACCTTGCCCGGTGGGTTGGCCCATGTAAATATTGTCGCATCCATGTTGTTTGGCGCTATTTCCGGGTCTGCCGTGGCAGCAGCCTCTGCGATTGGAGGTGTTATGGGGCCCCGGATGGAAGGGGAGGGATACGATCGCGACTTTAGCGCTGCGGTTAACATCACCTCTGCTACAACTGGCCTGCTGATTCCGCCGAGTAACGTACTTATTGTGTATTCCCTTGCCAGTGGTGGTGTATCTATTGCTGCTTTGTTTTTAGCGGGCTACCTGCCGGGAATTCTGGTTGGTACCTTGCTGATGCTGGTTGCAGGCTTTTTCTCGATCAAGAACAAGTACCCCGTATCTGATCGCATTCCTTTTCGAGAAGTTGTTAGCAAATTTTTCCATGCCGTCCCGAGTCTGCTGCTCATTTTTATCGTGATTGGCGGTATCATCGCCGGCGTGTTTACCGCTACGGAAGCGGCAGCGGTTGCAGTGTTGTATGCCCTGGTGCTTGGCTTCATCTATCGTGAAGTAAAGCTTGGAGACCTGCCGCAGATATTTTTGGACGCTTCTGCCACGACAGGCATTGTGATGCTGCTGATTGCAACATCCATTGGCATGTCGTGGATTATGGCGTATGAAAATATCCCGCAAAGCGTCACAGCATCGCTCATTGCACTTACGGAGAACAAGTTGCTCATTTTGATGATGATCAACCTGATTTTACTTGCAGTCGGTACATTTATGGACATGACGCCGGCTGTTTTGATCTTTACACCCATATTTTTACCCATCGCCATACAACTTGGCATAGATCCAACGCATTTTGGCATTATTCTCGTGCTTAATTTATGCGTAGGCTTGTGTACGCCTCCTGTGGGTAGCGTGCTCTTTGTTGGTGTCGGTGTGGCGCAAACAAGCATTGCAAAAGTGATTCGGCCCCTGCTGCCGTTTTTCATCGCGATGATTATTTCGCTGATTCTCGTAACCTACATACCCGCCATCAGCCTCTGGCTCCCAAGCCTCTTTGGCTACTAG
- a CDS encoding tagaturonate reductase — protein MSHPRLSPTLVMSEAFQQRTDIVVPTPAMLSLPEKVLQFGTGGFLRGFCDYFIDEANRSGDFAGRVVMVGSTGSERTQLLNDQGGLYTLRIQGLDAGEIVEQYHVVGSVSRVLAAATDWTEVMMFATSPDLELIISNTTEVGVVYTEEPMPDPDIAPASFPAKLTAVLAARALVYNFDPARGVVVLPCELIDKNGEALEQIVRQLAADWKMDQRFFDWLDNGVRFCNTLVDRIVPGAPSPADLDDIEARLRFEDAMLTTAEVYRLWPIETDSATQEKLTFANADASIVLTDDVHPYKERKVRILNGAHTASVHLAFLAGEKTVLSMMRNPLTYGFVQGVMDKEIVPSLDVDGGGPFARQVVERFSNPFLRHRLLDITLQSTSKWRLRLLPSLLSYIEKNGELPKHICFGFAAYLIFMRVTSEKDGAYFGERAGKPYPIRDDQAGYFAAMWESVDSQNKTYVEVLVSGVCSKEECWGQNLNKVKGFVEVVSGYVLDILSMGAERALQKFASA, from the coding sequence ATGTCGCATCCTCGGCTTTCACCCACGCTTGTTATGAGCGAAGCCTTTCAGCAACGAACGGACATCGTTGTGCCGACGCCAGCTATGCTGTCGTTGCCTGAGAAAGTGCTGCAATTTGGGACGGGTGGTTTTTTGCGGGGCTTTTGCGACTATTTCATCGATGAAGCCAATCGCAGTGGCGATTTTGCGGGACGCGTGGTTATGGTCGGCTCAACGGGTAGCGAGCGTACTCAATTGCTCAATGACCAGGGCGGGCTCTATACCTTGCGCATCCAGGGCCTCGATGCTGGCGAGATCGTAGAACAATACCACGTCGTCGGCTCGGTAAGCCGGGTGCTGGCCGCAGCAACAGACTGGACGGAAGTCATGATGTTTGCCACCAGTCCCGACCTGGAGCTCATCATTTCCAATACAACAGAAGTGGGCGTGGTTTATACCGAAGAGCCCATGCCGGACCCGGATATTGCGCCGGCATCTTTCCCCGCAAAATTGACCGCTGTGCTTGCAGCCCGGGCGCTGGTTTACAATTTTGACCCGGCCCGCGGTGTGGTTGTGCTGCCCTGCGAGCTAATCGATAAAAATGGTGAAGCGCTGGAGCAAATTGTACGGCAGCTTGCAGCAGATTGGAAGATGGACCAGCGGTTTTTTGATTGGCTGGACAACGGGGTAAGGTTTTGCAATACCCTTGTCGACCGTATTGTACCGGGCGCACCTTCGCCGGCTGATCTCGATGACATCGAAGCGCGTCTCCGCTTTGAAGACGCCATGCTTACCACAGCGGAGGTCTATCGCCTTTGGCCAATCGAAACCGATTCGGCTACGCAAGAAAAACTGACGTTTGCGAACGCTGATGCCAGTATTGTCCTTACAGATGACGTGCACCCTTACAAAGAGCGCAAGGTCCGAATTTTGAATGGTGCCCACACCGCAAGTGTACACCTGGCGTTTCTGGCCGGCGAAAAGACTGTGCTTTCGATGATGCGCAATCCGCTCACGTATGGGTTTGTGCAGGGGGTAATGGACAAGGAAATTGTGCCGAGCCTTGATGTTGATGGTGGTGGGCCGTTTGCCCGACAGGTTGTCGAGCGATTCAGCAATCCGTTTTTACGCCACCGCCTGCTCGATATCACGCTGCAATCCACCTCGAAATGGCGATTGCGGTTGCTTCCTTCGCTCTTGTCTTACATCGAAAAAAATGGTGAACTCCCCAAACATATCTGTTTCGGATTTGCCGCGTACCTGATCTTTATGCGGGTGACAAGTGAGAAAGATGGCGCGTATTTCGGTGAACGCGCCGGCAAGCCCTATCCCATCAGGGATGATCAGGCAGGGTACTTTGCCGCGATGTGGGAGTCAGTGGATTCTCAGAACAAAACGTACGTAGAAGTGCTTGTCTCCGGTGTGTGCTCGAAAGAAGAATGCTGGGGCCAGAATCTCAATAAAGTGAAGGGCTTTGTGGAAGTAGTATCCGGCTACGTACTTGATATCCTCTCTATGGGTGCAGAACGCGCCTTGCAGAAGTTCGCAAGCGCCTGA
- a CDS encoding TRAP transporter substrate-binding protein: MRYLIAGRYLLAVFVCTLLASAWAGCNPQSDVTVVKLGHGLDPVHPVHQGMEFMAEKVVEKSGGKMRVDIYPSQQLGSERELLELLQLGSLGMTKVTAAVLESFAPSFKAFSVPYLFRDRDHHFRVLEGEIGKELLLASQAYWLRGLAYYDAGSRSFYTKEKPIHSPADLAGLKIRTLESKTQVDMVNTMGGAATPISWGELYTALQQGVVDGAENNPPSLYTSRQYEVCKYYTLDEHTTIPDVLLISTIVWEALTPQEQTWLQEAADESAQYQKVLWQEASDAALVALEENGIEIIRPDKTPFAESVAPIYESFKSEPAVYDIIQRIRATE, from the coding sequence ATGAGATACCTGATCGCCGGCAGGTACTTGCTGGCTGTTTTTGTCTGCACTTTATTGGCATCTGCATGGGCAGGCTGCAACCCCCAGAGCGACGTTACAGTAGTGAAACTCGGCCACGGTTTGGATCCGGTTCATCCCGTCCACCAGGGTATGGAGTTTATGGCTGAGAAAGTCGTTGAGAAGTCTGGTGGCAAAATGCGGGTTGATATTTACCCGAGCCAGCAGCTTGGGTCGGAGCGCGAACTGCTGGAATTACTCCAGCTTGGCAGCCTTGGGATGACCAAAGTTACAGCCGCTGTGCTTGAGAGTTTTGCCCCGAGCTTCAAAGCGTTCAGTGTGCCCTACCTGTTTCGCGACCGAGATCATCATTTCAGGGTGCTGGAAGGGGAAATCGGAAAAGAGTTGCTACTTGCAAGCCAGGCGTATTGGCTGCGTGGACTCGCCTATTACGACGCCGGCAGCCGCAGCTTCTATACCAAAGAAAAACCTATTCATTCGCCGGCAGATCTTGCGGGATTGAAAATCAGGACGCTGGAAAGCAAGACCCAGGTAGACATGGTCAACACCATGGGGGGAGCCGCTACACCCATTTCATGGGGTGAGCTCTACACGGCGTTGCAGCAAGGGGTGGTAGACGGTGCTGAAAACAACCCGCCATCGCTCTATACCTCGCGCCAGTATGAAGTGTGCAAGTACTATACGCTGGATGAACATACCACCATCCCCGATGTGCTGCTGATTAGCACCATTGTCTGGGAAGCGCTCACGCCGCAAGAGCAGACCTGGCTGCAAGAAGCAGCAGATGAGTCTGCACAGTACCAGAAAGTGCTCTGGCAGGAAGCCAGTGATGCCGCATTGGTTGCATTGGAAGAAAACGGAATTGAGATTATACGTCCGGATAAAACACCCTTTGCTGAAAGCGTGGCGCCCATCTACGAGTCGTTCAAAAGTGAGCCGGCTGTTTACGACATTATTCAGCGGATCCGCGCCACTGAATAA
- a CDS encoding TRAP transporter small permease yields MVKLKSVVDKALSAILVTLMALLVVDVLWQVFSRYVLNSPSSFTEELARFLLIWVGLLGASYAAGKKMHLAVDILPGKVKGRRRSYLAIFILAGTILFALTVMVFGGARLVAITLYLGQTAAALQMPLGYIYLILPISGLLIAFYALLFMIDEVRAMSGKPALFDDDAPAATPTFNVD; encoded by the coding sequence ATGGTCAAATTAAAATCTGTCGTCGACAAAGCCTTGTCTGCGATTCTGGTAACACTGATGGCACTGCTGGTAGTCGATGTGCTCTGGCAGGTGTTTTCGCGCTATGTGCTCAACAGTCCGAGTTCGTTTACCGAAGAACTGGCCCGCTTTCTTTTGATTTGGGTTGGATTGCTGGGTGCCAGTTATGCCGCTGGCAAAAAAATGCACCTTGCCGTCGATATACTGCCTGGCAAAGTGAAAGGCCGGCGCCGAAGCTACCTTGCCATATTTATCCTCGCCGGCACCATATTGTTTGCGTTGACGGTTATGGTTTTTGGCGGCGCCCGGCTTGTCGCAATTACGTTGTACCTCGGCCAAACCGCTGCGGCGTTGCAAATGCCGCTGGGTTACATTTACCTCATCTTGCCCATTAGCGGGCTGTTAATTGCTTTTTATGCGCTCCTGTTCATGATAGACGAGGTACGCGCAATGTCTGGCAAACCGGCCCTTTTTGATGATGATGCGCCGGCAGCCACCCCAACCTTCAATGTAGACTGA